The Planktothrix agardhii NIES-204 genomic interval CTCTACCCAAACCGGAACATCCTTGGATGAAGTTTGCAGGAATGTTTAAAGATGATCCGTATTTTGACGAAATGCTCAAAGATATTGAAGATTATCGTCGTGAAAGAGATGCTGAAACGGAAGAATATTATCGTCAACTTGATGGAGAGGAGTAGAAAAAGTGAGTTTTTGGATATTAGATACTGATCATATTTCCTTATTTCAACGACAACATCCTGTTGTAACACAACGAGTGATGACAGTTAATCCTGAAGAAGTTGCAGTTACTATTGTTACAGTAGAAGAACAGTTTTATGGACGTTTAAACCAAATTAAAAAAGCAAAATCTGCTGATCAGCTTCTATTTGCTTACGCAAGATTAGAAGAAACTTTAAAGTATTATCAAACTATTAATGTGATAAATTTTGATCAAGAATCTTATCATTGTTATTTTGAGTTATTGCGTCAAAAAATTCGGATTGGTACGCAAGATTTACGCATCGCTGCTCTTGTAATGGCAAATAATGGAATTTTAGTAACACGAAATCGACAGGATTTTGAACGAGTTCCTGGGTTGAGGTTTGAAGATTGGAGTATTGAAAATATGGGTGTTTAAAGGGTGCGATCGCATCTTTAAAACAATAATTTTTAGTTAAATTATTCACCTAAATTCCATACTGTTGTACCAGGAGTTACTGTTACTACAAAGGCTTTCATCATCACTTTTTTCTCACCTATTTCATTACAAGGCATTTGATTAGCATTGATAAAATCAAATACTCTTAAACTATTAACACAAAAAGATAAATCAGGCAAATTTGAATTCCAAAATCTAGTTTCGCTGTGTCCGTACATATAAACACTACCTGTATAGCTTTTTCCTACATCAACCTCTTCACATTTACTCGGATAAATAGTCAACCATCCCTTTGTTCGCAGTTCTGTTCCATTATTTCCACCCCAGTAACCCACTGCAAGATTAATCGTTTCGCCACGAGTTTGATTACAAAAACGAACAATTGTTGTTTGAGGTAATGGGTCGCGTTGTGTTTGTAACCCATCTCTTTCTCGCTGAAGATTTTGAATCTTCAGGTTAAGTGAAATAATATGTAAACCTAACTTCAAACCAGCGAAGAAGACTAAACTAAAAACCATTCCTAAAAAAATAGCTGTAATAAAACTCAACTTACTTTGCTTCTTTTTGGCATCAGAGATTATTGTTTTTTTTACAGGTTTTGAAATTGGTTCTAAAGCAACTAAATTTTTACCTCCACAAATATCACATTCTAAAGGTAATACATCTACTCTAAACTCATGAGTGCAAGTCTTACATTTATAAAGAGACATAAGAATTTAAAAATTAATCTTTTTTGAAATTTGTTTTAACTCGAGTTCCATCCGTTTTTATTTCTGCACTAGATGAAGTTGTATCTATATTTTCTTTTGGTAGGGTATCATGATGATAAAGATGTTTTAAAATCCTATGAACTTCTACAATAGACGGGCGATTTTCTGGCTTTAAAACTAACATTTTTTCAATTAATAGTTTGAGTTTATTATGGGTGGGATTAGAATAGCTTTTACTGCGCGTCAAACCCTTGCCAATAGTGAGGCGACTTGGGCTTGGTGGAGGAATTTCACCGCTTAAACACTCAGGAAGTGTTAATATTGGATCGGTGGAAACTGTTTGATAAGCGTATTGATAACGTTTGGGATAGTTTGGGAGTGAACCTGTCCAGTATTGACAAAAAATTAAACCTAGTGAAAAAATATCAGATTTTTGATTGGGTGCTGGAGTTTTACCTTCTGTATTAATATATTCAGCAAACTCTGGTGAATAGTAGACTTGATCTCCCACTAAAACTTCTGGTGTTGTTGGCTCTCCTTCTAATATACTATTATCAAAATCAATAATCTTAGCGATTAAACTACTTCCCCATTCTTGAATCAGAATATTATCGGGTTTGAGATCAAGGTGAATAATTCTACTCCCATGAAGAATCTTTAAAGCTCCTGCTGCTGTTAACATAACAAACAGCCGTTTTTTCATTTCCAAGTCATGGACTTGATCAGATAAGGTGCTAGTATCAACTTTTTGAGAAACTTTAAAGTAATGACTTCCATGATCATCACCATGTTTAAAGAAGTCTATTGTCCTGACGACTAACCCGCCATCACCACAAGCGGAAAGAGCTTTCATAATAGCTAACTGTTTTTTTTCAAAAACTTCACATTGATCTCGTCTTTTTTGTTTCCCTTTTTCACTTCCTGGTGCAGAGTTACCTGGATAAACAGGACTTAAGAATTTTTTAATAAAAACCTCCTCTGCTCCCGCTTTTGCTTTTGCAAATCCCCATTGACACTGACCGCCATTAGTGCTGTCAAAATCACGACTGACGGTATATTTACCAATAACATCGCCTGTTTTGTAAGACATAATTTAGTTTTCTCCTTCTGAAATTTGTGGTAAATTGTCAATATTGTGGATTAATTCTTGCATTTTTCTCTTTTTTTCATAGTTGTTTGTAACCGTTTCGTCACTTAACTTACTTTGATAATATTGACTTGCTTCATTGCAATAATACCTCGCTTTAACTAAGTTATTAGATAGGTAGTTAATCCATCCTATAAAATAGTGTAAATTTGCTATAAGATCACGATCACTTATATTCAGATGTTCTTCTAGCAGTTGTCCTAAATCTTCAAACCGAGAATCTTCTTTAACCTGAGAATCAATATTTTCATCTGCAAACACTGTTTCTAAATCGTGAATAGCATCCTTAATATTATTATTTTTTAAGTTTACTTTAGCTAATTCTAAGTTATTTGGAATTTTGTTTTCTTCATCACTATGTGGGATTATTTCTACTACAGGATCTACGGTAGGTTCATTATTTTCAGATGAGACAGAAATAATTTCTGGACTTGGAACAGAATCTCTATTGATTTCTCCAATAGTTTGATCAATTTCCTGTTTTTCTTCCTGTTTTAAATAGAATTCATAATTTTCTCTATATTCCTGCCATAACGTTTGTAATTCCCCCAAATTTTTGTTTTTGAAATCAAATTTTTCTGTTAAATAACCCAATCTTTCTTCATAGGATTGTTTTAAATCAGCAAAACTATTATATCCCATTGAGCAAAGAATAAGAGATACATCATCTTGTTTAATATCTTGATACCGTTGATTTAACGAATCTTCCCATCGTTTGATATCCTCAGATTGACTCAATGTATTTAACAATAACTTTTCAAACTCCCAAGGCGCAGGTAAATATTGAAAGCATCCGTCGGTACAAGCAAGAATACATCCACGTTGATCCAATTCTTGTAATTTAAAATGAATCTGCCAATTTTTCTTCATGTCTGCACTTAAATATTGCGACATAGGTGGATCTTCTCGAATCATTTCAAACGCATCTTTTTTTACTTCTAAATCATCTTGAGTAAGTTGCTGTAAGCCTTTTTCTGGGCTGAGGAAGTATAACCGGGAATCTCCAATCCAAGCCAAACTAACTTCATATTTTGTTGGCAATTCACCTAACTTTGGAATGCTGGCTAGTGCCATTGTTGTACACAAGCGCTGACCCGCTAAAGAACCTCCCAGACGAGATGGCCTAATATTTTTATCGGCTGCTTGTTTTAAAGTTGTATAAACTTTATCTCGCATTTCCCTAACCATTTCATGATTTAGTTTTCCATACCATTGAGGCAAAAATTCTTGCACCGTTTCCGAAGTTTTTTGTGAAGCAATTTTTCCACCTGTCTGTTCATCATAACCTGCTGAACGCCCTCCTAAACCATCAAAAACTCCGATGACTATAACATCAGAATAATCATCATCATTAAATAGATGAGCATCCTCACCTTTGTTATGAACACTTTCTATATTGACAGTTATCTTAGAGGATTTCATAGCTTACAAATAGAGGTTAATCATCCTAGATTTTGAAAAATTAGAAACTAAATTAACTCAAGAAAATCCTAAGTATTTTCATCTTGAAGATTTTCTTGATTTTTATAAACAGCGTGAACAAGTTCAGTTTTTAAGAAATTTACACACTATTAGCAATGACATCTAAAATTTCATCCATTTCAAATTCTTCTAATCCTTGACCTGCTTTAGATGCAAAATGTATTGTGTTATCCCAACTGCTGGCAATCATTGTCCAAGGAGAAGCATCAGGAGTAAACAATAGTAATCGTTTAGCAGGACTTGACATTTCTGACCAATAATCAGTCAGATCATCTAAAGTTGAAGAAATTTCTTTAGGATAATGGGCGGGTTTAGAGCTTTTTTCTAAACTATGGGCACTGGCATCAGTATAAACAATAATGACATACCGTTGTTTAGCAAAATCTTGGGCTTTTTCCCATTTTGATTTTAAGGCTAAATCCAAACCTTCTAAGCCATTTTCTGGTTCGTCCCCACCCCCTTCTGCTTGAATTTTAGAAACAAAACCAGCAAATTCAGTGTTTTCTGTACGAAGATTAAAGAACTTAGACTGTACCATTGCTTTATCAGGTGCATCAGCCCAGTAATCCCGAAATACGATCACTTTAGCCCTAAGTTGATCAATTTTTTTCTGTTTAGTCTCCATCTTTGCTTCTAGTTTGGGATAGAAGTTGAGGGCTGTAGACTTGACTGCATCAATTAAGTGGCCCATTGAACCTGTGCCATCAATGCACATGACTAAATCAACGGCATACTTGACATATTTGTCCTCTGGTTCGTTTGCCATACTGAGTCTTAACCTCCAGACGATTATGGGTAATCAGATTTGTCCTAAATATCTATAGGCTAGACTTGCGAACTTTACGCAAATTTCTCAAAAAATTTTTTAACCTGGATTTTGTGATCATCGGGGGATGATGGCACAACGGAAATCCAAATCAAGAATGTTTCCTAAGTAGTAGCGAGTTAGAGATGAGGTAAGCTGGCTCATTGTTAAGTATAAATTGATTGATCCTATTTATTCCCTACATTTAAACAGGATTTGTGTTAGGATAGTAACAGGATATTGAGGACGCGACATCATGACTTCCCTTGATCAACAGTTCAACCAGGCTGCACTCCATTGGGACTTGGACACGCTTTATACTGACCTCGCCTCTGCTAAGGGAAAACGCCTGACGCCGATGGAAAAGCTGCATTTGCGGGGGTTGTTGTGTGGGTTTAGTCCGGCGGAAATTGCCGAACAACTGGGAAAAAACGTTAAAGGAGTGAAAACTGACCTCTGTGTGACGTTATATAGATATGTGAAAAGTTTGGTAGATAAATTAGATGCTCGGATTGAAAGTTGGCGAGAAGTTACAGAATGGTTAGAAGAAGCCGGATATAAACGACAGACACCCCCAGAGATTCCCGTTGATAGTTTGCTTACCGAAAAAAGTGTTGTTAATATTTCTAATATTCATATTGATAAAAATCAGTTAGTTATTGCTTTTAATTTAAAAATCCCTACAACATCCGCCACTTCAGAATCAAAGAAATATTCAGAGATTACAGAAAATTCAATAATTGCCAAGAATTTAGTTAATTAACAGTTAAATATCAATCCTTTAATGTTTGCTACATATTCCCCCTTCTGTAGAGACGTTGCATACAACGTCTCTACAGAAGGATCATTTAGGATATTTTATGGCAAAATAAAGACTAATCATTCTAGTTTAATCCCCAATGCTGACTCCCCGGATTCATCCAGAAACCATAGAAGAAGTCAAAGAAAGGGCGGATATTTATGATATCGTGTCCGAAAAAGTTTCCTTGAAACGACGGGGGAAAGATTTTGTCGGTTTATGTCCTTTTCATGATGAAAAAACCCCTAGTTTTACGGTGAGTCCCACGAAACAAATGTTTTATTGTTTTGGATGTGGGGCGGCGGGAAATGCGATTAAATTTATTATGGATTTGGATAAAAGTTCTTTTAGTGAGACGGTTTTAGAGTTAGCTAAACGGTATCAAGTTCCTGTGAAGACTTTGGAACCGGAAAAACGTCAGGAATTACAAAGACAGATTTCTTTACGAGAACAATTATATGAGATTTTAGCGATCGCTACGGGTTTTTATCAATATACTTTAAGACAACCGGAAGGAATTCAAGCCTTAGATTATTTAAAATTAAAACGCAATCTCAAAGAAAATACTATTCAATATTTTCAGTTAGGATATGCCCCCCAAGGATGGGAAACACTGTATGATTATTTGGTAGAACAAAAACATTTTCCGGCGGAATTAGTCGAACAAGCCGGGTTAATTGTACCTCGAAAAACGGGCAATGGATATTATGATCGGTTTAGAGATCGGTTGATGATTCCGATTCATGATAGTCAAGGAAAAATTATTGGATTTGGGGGCAGAAGTTTAGGGGATGAACTGCCAAAATATCTTAATTCTCCTGAAACTGAATTATTTGATAAAGGTAAGACTTTATTTGCATTAGATAAAGCTAAAAATGCGATTAGTAAGCAAGATCAAGCGATTGTTGTTGAGGGATATTTTGATGTAATTGCTTTACATACCGCCGGAATAGAAAATGCTGTGGCTTCTTTAGGGACTGCGTTAAGTTTGAATCAAGTTCGGCAGTTAGTTAGATATACGGAATCTAAACAAATTATTCTTAATTTTGATGCAGATGCTGCCGGGAATAAAGCCGCCGAAAGGGCGATCGGAGAAATTGAAGATCTAGCTTATCAAGGTTATATTAATTTACGGATTTTAAATATTCCTTCTGGTAAAGATCCCGATGAATTTTTAACTCATAATTCTGCTGAAGATTATCAAAAATTATTGGTTAATGCTCCATTTTGGATTGATTGGCAAATTCAACGGTTATTAATTGGAAAAAATCTTGAAACCGTTGCCCAGTCGCAGCAAGTCTCAAAACAAATGGTAGAATTATTGAGAAAAATCGAGAATGGAATGCAACGCACCCATTATATTCAATACTGTGCTGAACTTCTGAGTCAAGGACAAAATCGGTTAATTTCTTTATTGGCTAAAAATTTACAAACTCAAGTCAATAAATATCATTCAGAACCATCAAAAAATAAACAATCTTCTGATACTTTAGTTAACATTAATTCTGAGCGGAGTTTATTAGAAGAAGCAGAAGTTAAACTCCTCAGAATATATCTCCATTGTCCCGAATATCGTCCAATGATTGTTGATGGGTTAGAAGCAAGAGATTTACAGTTTAGTTTAGCTCATCATCGGTTTTTATGGCGAGAAATTGCCCAAATTGAGGCTCGATTTGAAAAGAGTTTAGATCCGGTGGATTTAATTCTGGAATTGCAACAAGTTTGTTTAGATAAAAATCAACAAACAAAACAATTTTATCATCTATTTTATCTGGATGAACATACAGAAATTGATATTTGCCGCGCCCAATTAGTTATTCGCAGTTCTATTGCGTCCATTGAAACCGTTATTTGTCAAAAAAGACGAGATATGGCATTAAAATTATGGGGAGAAACCGATGTTGCTCAACAGCAGAATTTAGCTCAAAAATATTATCAACAAATCGACGCAGAAACCAAATGGATGTGGGAATTAAAAAGAATTAGAGATACCCAATTTCATGATTTAATTTCTGTTC includes:
- a CDS encoding serine/threonine protein kinase, with protein sequence MSYKTGDVIGKYTVSRDFDSTNGGQCQWGFAKAKAGAEEVFIKKFLSPVYPGNSAPGSEKGKQKRRDQCEVFEKKQLAIMKALSACGDGGLVVRTIDFFKHGDDHGSHYFKVSQKVDTSTLSDQVHDLEMKKRLFVMLTAAGALKILHGSRIIHLDLKPDNILIQEWGSSLIAKIIDFDNSILEGEPTTPEVLVGDQVYYSPEFAEYINTEGKTPAPNQKSDIFSLGLIFCQYWTGSLPNYPKRYQYAYQTVSTDPILTLPECLSGEIPPPSPSRLTIGKGLTRSKSYSNPTHNKLKLLIEKMLVLKPENRPSIVEVHRILKHLYHHDTLPKENIDTTSSSAEIKTDGTRVKTNFKKD
- the dnaG gene encoding DNA primase — encoded protein: MLTPRIHPETIEEVKERADIYDIVSEKVSLKRRGKDFVGLCPFHDEKTPSFTVSPTKQMFYCFGCGAAGNAIKFIMDLDKSSFSETVLELAKRYQVPVKTLEPEKRQELQRQISLREQLYEILAIATGFYQYTLRQPEGIQALDYLKLKRNLKENTIQYFQLGYAPQGWETLYDYLVEQKHFPAELVEQAGLIVPRKTGNGYYDRFRDRLMIPIHDSQGKIIGFGGRSLGDELPKYLNSPETELFDKGKTLFALDKAKNAISKQDQAIVVEGYFDVIALHTAGIENAVASLGTALSLNQVRQLVRYTESKQIILNFDADAAGNKAAERAIGEIEDLAYQGYINLRILNIPSGKDPDEFLTHNSAEDYQKLLVNAPFWIDWQIQRLLIGKNLETVAQSQQVSKQMVELLRKIENGMQRTHYIQYCAELLSQGQNRLISLLAKNLQTQVNKYHSEPSKNKQSSDTLVNINSERSLLEEAEVKLLRIYLHCPEYRPMIVDGLEARDLQFSLAHHRFLWREIAQIEARFEKSLDPVDLILELQQVCLDKNQQTKQFYHLFYLDEHTEIDICRAQLVIRSSIASIETVICQKRRDMALKLWGETDVAQQQNLAQKYYQQIDAETKWMWELKRIRDTQFHDLISVPLGGMGN